One window from the genome of Mucilaginibacter ginsenosidivorans encodes:
- a CDS encoding DUF1365 domain-containing protein, producing MNSCLYKARVMHNRLAPKPHSFHYNIFMFYLDLDEIDSLHKKMKFMSRNRFNLFNFRDKDHLQLPKEDPDLSKDVRRHITDYLGTNGVDIGNGRIMILTNLCTLGYQFNPVSFYFCYDESGQPVCSVVEICNTFLEMKPFFLGADTKTGDHYKLNTTKYFYVSPFIEMDTNFDFDLQIPGEKLQIRIDDFDKEGIRFFISTLSGERKPLTDSNLLAYFLSFPLITLKVITLIHWQALKLWLKKIPYHKKDANKDLQREVYRPYN from the coding sequence ATAACCGTTTGGCACCCAAGCCGCACAGTTTTCATTACAATATCTTCATGTTTTATCTCGACCTGGACGAGATAGACAGCCTTCATAAAAAAATGAAGTTCATGAGCCGGAACCGGTTCAACCTGTTCAACTTTCGCGATAAGGACCATTTGCAACTGCCTAAAGAAGATCCCGACCTTTCGAAAGACGTTCGCCGGCATATTACGGATTACCTTGGCACCAATGGTGTTGATATCGGCAATGGCCGTATCATGATATTAACCAACCTGTGCACTTTAGGATACCAGTTCAACCCGGTATCATTCTATTTCTGCTACGACGAAAGCGGGCAGCCCGTTTGTTCGGTTGTGGAGATCTGTAATACTTTTTTGGAGATGAAGCCTTTCTTTTTGGGGGCGGATACCAAAACAGGCGACCATTACAAACTGAATACCACCAAATATTTTTATGTGTCGCCGTTCATCGAAATGGATACCAATTTTGATTTCGACCTGCAAATACCAGGTGAAAAGTTACAGATAAGGATAGATGATTTTGATAAAGAGGGCATAAGATTTTTTATCAGTACGCTTAGCGGCGAGCGCAAACCATTGACTGATTCAAACCTGCTGGCTTACTTTTTAAGCTTCCCGCTTATCACTTTGAAAGTAATAACGCTGATACACTGGCAGGCGTTAAAACTTTGGCTCAAAAAAATTCCCTATCATAAAAAAGACGCGAATAAGGACCTGCAAAGGGAGGTTTACCGGCCATATAATTGA